From one Bacteroidales bacterium genomic stretch:
- a CDS encoding isoprenyl transferase, translated as MSFKEQIDQTKLPRHIAVIMDGNGRWAKRRGKLRIFGHENGVISVRETAEAAAELGVEYLTLYAFSTENWKRPRREVEALMGLLFRTINIEIKTLNDNNIRLQAIGDLDSLNESIRKRLQQAIEETRNNTRMTLILALSYSSHSEITEAIKAIATKYKNDQIQLSDINEALISDHLFTKGVPDPELLIRTSGEYRISNFLLWQLAYSELYITPKLWPDFRKEDFYEAIVNYQCRERRFGCTSEQINEQAKVQ; from the coding sequence ATGAGTTTTAAAGAACAAATAGACCAGACGAAACTGCCTCGTCACATTGCCGTCATTATGGATGGCAACGGACGATGGGCGAAGCGCAGAGGCAAACTGCGGATTTTTGGTCATGAGAACGGGGTGATTTCCGTGCGAGAAACTGCTGAAGCTGCCGCTGAGCTGGGAGTAGAGTATCTGACGTTGTATGCTTTTTCGACAGAAAACTGGAAGCGTCCCCGCCGTGAGGTGGAAGCGCTGATGGGACTGCTGTTCAGAACTATCAACATCGAGATAAAAACCCTGAACGACAACAACATTCGCCTACAGGCTATCGGTGATCTTGATTCATTGAATGAAAGCATCAGAAAGCGTCTGCAGCAAGCTATCGAAGAAACGCGCAACAATACCCGCATGACGCTGATCCTGGCACTGAGTTACAGCTCACATTCCGAAATTACCGAGGCCATAAAAGCCATTGCCACCAAATACAAAAACGATCAGATCCAACTGAGCGACATCAACGAGGCCTTGATTTCCGATCATTTGTTTACCAAAGGTGTTCCCGATCCTGAGCTACTCATCCGTACCAGCGGCGAGTATCGCATCAGCAATTTCCTGCTCTGGCAGCTTGCCTATTCCGAATTATACATCACACCTAAGCTCTGGCCCGATTTCCGAAAAGAAGATTTCTACGAAGCTATTGTTAACTATCAATGCCGTGAAAGAAGGTTTGGATGCACCAGCGAACAAATTAATGAGCAGGCCAAAGTACAATAA
- a CDS encoding POTRA domain-containing protein — translation MTEKANLTISIRSILLPITIIAMLWLLSGNCLMAQVSIGGADDFKVDYTQPKEYEIGGVTVSGIQYLDQNVLVMISGLKVGDKIKIPSDKFRNAIKKLWDQGLFEYINISVTGVNDNIVFLNIDLRERPRLSKFSFEGIKKAEADNIRDEIQIVRGDVVTDNLINTAKNRIVSYYTKKGFLDAEVNIIQTPDTTKPNSMILTFDIDKNDRIRIYDINFIGNHHLTTQQALKTFKNTKEKGVFRPFDDIELLIWNAANAALHLNFDSIPTIAQNYVNDNIKIRIFKPSKYIESNFEEDKQALIDRYNALGFRDAKIISDSVYRHDEKSINIDIKVSEGERYYFGNITWIGNTKYTDEFLNTVLRIKKGDVYDQEALNTNLSFNPGGIDVSSLYLDDGYLFFQAIPVEMHVENDTIDLEIRVREGKQARIKKVLVRGNTKTNDRVIIRELRSRPGQLFSRTDVIRTTRELAQLRYFNAETIQPDIQPNPTDGTVDIIYQVEETSADQIELSGGWGYGRVIGTLGLSFNNFSLRNMFNKDAWRPIPSGDGQKLSLRLQSYGRGYISYNLSFTEPWLGGKKPNSFSVSYYHSLYSNGRSKNDPLRSSFTIDGVSFGLGKRLQWPDDYFSLFQSINLQVYNLRNYTTIFPVGDGNGKYNNVNYSIGFARNSIDAPIFPRSGSEVSLTLEVTPPYSAFSNKDYSTLSENEKYKWIEYHKWKIKANFYSKLIGNLVLSTRTQFGFLGTYNHDLGVTPFQRFYLGGDGLSGYNNLDGRELIGMRGYGNETITPNYYLNSNLGGSIYTKYTFELRYPLSLNPNATIYALGFLEAGNSWANFANFNPFKVYRSAGFGMRVFLPMFGVLGLDWGYGFDKVPGIPGANKGQFHFSINQSID, via the coding sequence ATGACAGAAAAGGCAAACCTGACAATCAGCATCCGGAGCATATTATTACCAATCACCATTATCGCCATGTTGTGGCTGCTCAGTGGCAATTGTTTGATGGCGCAGGTGTCCATCGGTGGCGCCGACGATTTCAAGGTGGATTATACCCAACCCAAAGAATACGAAATTGGCGGCGTAACGGTGTCAGGCATCCAGTACCTCGACCAAAATGTGCTGGTGATGATTTCGGGATTGAAAGTAGGCGATAAAATAAAAATCCCCAGCGACAAGTTTCGAAATGCCATCAAAAAACTCTGGGATCAAGGGCTTTTCGAGTACATCAATATTTCGGTGACAGGTGTAAATGATAATATTGTTTTTCTGAATATTGACCTTCGTGAACGCCCACGCCTTTCCAAGTTTTCGTTTGAGGGAATAAAGAAAGCCGAAGCCGACAACATACGCGACGAGATACAAATTGTGCGTGGCGACGTGGTTACCGACAACCTTATTAATACAGCCAAAAACCGCATCGTTAGTTATTATACTAAAAAAGGATTTCTGGATGCCGAGGTGAACATCATTCAAACCCCCGACACCACCAAGCCCAACAGCATGATCCTTACCTTCGACATTGATAAAAACGACCGCATCCGCATCTACGATATCAATTTCATCGGCAACCATCATCTTACCACCCAACAGGCGCTGAAGACTTTTAAAAATACAAAAGAAAAAGGCGTGTTCCGTCCTTTCGACGACATCGAGCTGCTCATTTGGAATGCGGCCAATGCTGCTTTGCATCTCAACTTCGACAGCATTCCTACTATTGCTCAAAATTATGTGAACGACAATATCAAGATCAGGATTTTTAAACCGTCCAAATACATCGAAAGTAATTTTGAAGAAGACAAGCAGGCGCTCATCGACCGGTACAATGCCTTAGGCTTTCGCGATGCCAAAATCATCAGCGACTCGGTGTATCGCCACGACGAAAAAAGTATCAACATCGACATTAAAGTTTCGGAAGGTGAACGCTACTACTTTGGCAATATCACCTGGATAGGCAACACCAAATACACCGACGAATTTTTGAACACCGTGCTGCGCATCAAAAAAGGTGACGTTTACGACCAGGAGGCACTCAATACCAACTTGTCGTTCAACCCCGGCGGCATCGACGTGAGTTCACTTTATCTCGACGACGGCTATCTATTTTTCCAGGCTATTCCGGTGGAGATGCATGTAGAAAACGACACCATCGATCTTGAGATTCGCGTACGTGAAGGCAAGCAGGCGCGTATTAAAAAAGTACTCGTACGTGGCAATACCAAAACTAACGACCGGGTGATCATCCGGGAGCTGCGCTCACGTCCCGGGCAGCTCTTCAGCCGTACCGACGTGATCCGTACCACACGTGAACTTGCGCAGTTGCGTTATTTCAATGCCGAAACCATCCAGCCCGACATCCAGCCCAATCCTACCGACGGCACCGTCGACATCATCTACCAGGTAGAGGAAACTTCTGCCGACCAGATAGAACTTTCGGGCGGCTGGGGCTATGGCCGTGTGATTGGAACCTTGGGATTGAGTTTCAACAACTTCTCCCTGCGCAACATGTTTAATAAAGATGCCTGGCGCCCGATTCCAAGTGGCGACGGCCAAAAACTCAGCCTGCGTCTGCAATCTTATGGCAGAGGATACATCAGCTACAACCTTTCGTTTACGGAACCGTGGCTGGGTGGGAAGAAACCCAATTCCTTCAGCGTTTCCTATTATCACTCGCTCTATTCCAACGGACGAAGCAAAAACGACCCGTTGCGCTCATCTTTTACCATCGACGGGGTTTCGTTCGGTTTGGGAAAACGCCTTCAATGGCCCGATGACTATTTCAGCCTTTTTCAATCCATCAACTTACAGGTGTATAATCTGCGCAATTACACCACTATTTTTCCGGTGGGCGATGGCAATGGAAAATACAACAACGTCAACTACAGCATTGGCTTTGCGCGAAATTCGATAGATGCACCCATTTTCCCACGCAGCGGATCAGAAGTGTCGTTGACTCTGGAGGTTACTCCGCCTTACTCGGCCTTCAGCAATAAAGATTACAGTACCCTTTCGGAAAATGAAAAGTACAAGTGGATCGAGTACCACAAGTGGAAGATCAAAGCCAATTTCTATTCAAAACTCATTGGCAACCTGGTACTGAGCACACGTACGCAATTTGGCTTTTTGGGAACTTATAACCATGACCTTGGCGTTACACCTTTCCAGCGCTTTTATCTGGGTGGCGACGGATTGTCGGGCTACAACAACCTGGACGGACGCGAGCTGATAGGCATGCGCGGCTACGGCAACGAAACCATCACACCCAATTATTATCTCAACTCGAACCTGGGCGGAAGCATCTACACCAAATACACTTTTGAGCTGCGTTATCCGCTGTCGCTCAATCCAAACGCAACCATTTATGCATTGGGATTTTTGGAGGCTGGTAACTCCTGGGCCAATTTCGCCAACTTCAACCCGTTTAAAGTTTATCGTTCGGCTGGATTTGGCATGCGCGTGTTTCTGCCCATGTTTGGCGTGTTAGGTCTCGACTGGGGCTATGGCTTCGACAAAGTACCCGGCATACCCGGAGCCAACAAAGGCCAGTTCCACTTCTCTATTAACCAGTCGATAGATTAA
- a CDS encoding OmpH family outer membrane protein: protein MKNKLSVATKTLMLTGVLFALMSITATAQKIGYVDTEYILQNIPEYQDAQNEIEELSKQWQEDIEKQYADVDKMYKAYQADAVLLPEDLKRKREEEIVAAEREVKELQRKRFGAEGDLFKKREELIKPIQEKIFNAIEAIATKKNYAFVFDKSGGPVLMFVDSKYDISDEVLDQIGSIMGVRGR, encoded by the coding sequence ATGAAAAATAAATTAAGTGTAGCTACCAAAACCCTGATGCTGACAGGAGTGCTTTTTGCGTTGATGTCGATCACAGCAACTGCTCAAAAGATAGGATATGTTGATACGGAATACATCCTGCAAAACATCCCTGAATACCAGGATGCCCAAAATGAGATTGAAGAATTGTCGAAGCAATGGCAGGAAGATATTGAGAAACAATACGCTGATGTAGACAAAATGTACAAAGCCTACCAGGCCGATGCCGTGCTACTACCCGAGGACTTGAAGCGCAAGCGTGAAGAAGAAATAGTAGCTGCCGAGCGTGAAGTAAAAGAACTGCAGCGCAAACGCTTTGGCGCCGAAGGAGACTTATTCAAAAAACGCGAAGAACTCATCAAGCCTATCCAGGAAAAAATCTTCAACGCCATTGAGGCAATTGCCACCAAGAAAAACTACGCTTTTGTTTTCGACAAATCAGGCGGCCCGGTGCTTATGTTTGTGGATAGCAAATACGACATCTCCGACGAGGTACTCGACCAGATTGGAAGTATTATGGGAGTAAGAGGAAGGTAA
- a CDS encoding OmpH family outer membrane protein: protein MKKIAKVFFVLVFMTTAIAANAQKAQKFGHIDFSSLIQMMPGQDSINTAYETYAKGLSNQLTTMQAELENKQMDFQAKEPTMSNIIKQTKEKELQDLYNRLVDFQQQAQQDLQNYENELLKPLIDKARKAIEKVAEENGFTYILNSTQGMVLYSQPSSDVMSMVKTKLGIN from the coding sequence ATGAAAAAAATAGCAAAAGTATTCTTCGTTTTGGTGTTCATGACCACTGCCATCGCCGCCAATGCACAAAAAGCACAAAAATTCGGTCATATCGACTTTTCATCACTGATACAGATGATGCCCGGGCAGGACTCCATCAATACCGCTTATGAGACCTACGCCAAAGGTCTCTCCAACCAGCTCACTACCATGCAGGCCGAGCTTGAAAACAAACAAATGGATTTTCAGGCCAAAGAACCAACCATGTCGAACATTATCAAGCAAACCAAAGAAAAGGAATTGCAGGATCTTTATAACCGACTGGTAGATTTTCAGCAACAGGCACAGCAAGACCTTCAGAATTACGAAAACGAACTTCTCAAGCCGCTGATTGATAAAGCCCGCAAAGCAATCGAGAAAGTTGCCGAAGAAAACGGTTTCACCTATATCCTGAATTCTACCCAGGGAATGGTGCTTTACTCACAACCCTCCAGCGATGTGATGTCGATGGTAAAAACCAAACTTGGAATCAACTAA
- a CDS encoding alpha/beta hydrolase has product MNQTIIHNNKKIHFTDQGQGDAIVLLHGFLGSLQIWNDFSRELSTHFRVIAIDLPGYGSSDVIEDASMEAFAATVKAVLDSLQIKTCLMAGHSMGGYVSLEFARQNPEMLRGLCLFHSHASADTEEAKENRRRTINIVRLNHDGFVRQFIPELFAETNLMRLTATINRLQEIAAGVSVEGIVASLEAMRGRSGGIELLQNIEVPVLFISGKEDPRIPVQKIMSQALLPRHAEMLMLADVGHMGFVEAPEKTLPVLRDFAARTFAVEVTEQK; this is encoded by the coding sequence ATGAATCAAACCATTATTCATAACAACAAAAAGATTCATTTTACTGATCAGGGGCAAGGCGACGCAATCGTTTTGCTGCATGGTTTTTTGGGCTCGCTACAAATCTGGAATGATTTTTCACGCGAACTCTCAACTCATTTCAGAGTAATTGCCATCGACCTGCCGGGGTACGGAAGTTCCGATGTCATTGAAGATGCGAGTATGGAAGCCTTTGCTGCAACTGTAAAAGCTGTTTTGGATTCTCTGCAAATAAAGACTTGCCTGATGGCAGGACATTCGATGGGTGGGTATGTATCACTGGAATTTGCCCGACAAAATCCGGAAATGCTCCGAGGGCTATGTCTTTTTCATTCGCATGCCTCGGCTGATACTGAGGAAGCCAAAGAAAACCGGCGACGAACTATTAATATTGTTCGGCTCAACCATGATGGTTTTGTCCGGCAGTTTATTCCCGAATTATTTGCAGAAACTAATCTCATGCGCCTGACGGCTACAATAAACCGGCTGCAGGAAATCGCTGCCGGGGTTTCGGTAGAGGGCATTGTTGCTTCGCTCGAAGCTATGCGTGGACGCTCCGGGGGTATCGAGCTGTTGCAAAATATAGAAGTGCCGGTACTTTTTATCTCCGGCAAAGAGGATCCGCGCATCCCTGTGCAAAAAATTATGTCGCAGGCACTACTTCCCCGTCACGCTGAAATGCTGATGCTTGCTGATGTGGGGCACATGGGTTTTGTGGAAGCACCTGAAAAAACGTTACCTGTGCTGCGTGACTTTGCTGCCCGCACTTTTGCTGTTGAAGTTACGGAGCAGAAATAA
- a CDS encoding aminopeptidase P family protein produces MISVAASKIFKNHREHFVKLTEPLSIAVFSSSAPAASVGEECHPMIAAADFYYLTGIRAPQCLLVLAPDHPEPRRREVLFVSEPTQKEIVWGSDKISLSDAATISGIEEIHSLNEAEGMLAEYFAWCRQVYLNVPEHQPAAIFEGALQRTTELLLMQRYPVHHYLRAAPLITKLRMVKDSAEQNFIAQAISLTASAFERVLRFVRPGVTENQVQAEIEHQFRYSGATGNAFAPIAAAGKNACTLHYSRNSAKCDDGSLLLLDFGAQINGYAADISRTIPINGKFTARQRQLYELVLNVQRETISRMTVGTTLQELNKFTGKLMEKALIKAGLLDAAEVEKQDDKKPLYKKYYMHSVAHHLGIEVHDAAHKYEPLAEGMVLTCEPGIYIPEESTGIRIEDDILITNDGPVILSSDIPVNPDDIEKLMKNIEI; encoded by the coding sequence ATGATTTCTGTTGCTGCATCCAAAATTTTCAAGAATCATCGTGAGCATTTTGTAAAACTGACCGAACCGCTCAGCATTGCGGTTTTTAGCTCGTCGGCACCCGCAGCATCTGTTGGGGAAGAGTGCCATCCGATGATCGCTGCTGCCGATTTTTATTATCTCACCGGAATACGCGCGCCACAATGTTTGCTAGTGTTGGCACCCGATCATCCTGAACCCCGGCGGCGGGAAGTGCTTTTTGTTTCGGAGCCTACGCAAAAGGAGATCGTGTGGGGCAGCGATAAAATCTCTCTTTCAGACGCTGCTACCATTTCAGGAATCGAGGAAATACATTCATTAAATGAAGCAGAAGGAATGCTTGCCGAATATTTTGCCTGGTGCCGGCAGGTGTATCTGAACGTTCCGGAGCATCAGCCTGCAGCAATTTTTGAAGGAGCGCTTCAGCGCACCACCGAGCTGCTGCTGATGCAACGTTATCCCGTGCATCACTATCTGCGTGCAGCGCCACTGATCACTAAGCTGCGAATGGTTAAAGATTCTGCCGAACAAAATTTCATTGCGCAAGCTATATCGCTTACAGCATCGGCTTTCGAAAGAGTGCTGCGTTTTGTTCGGCCAGGCGTAACAGAAAACCAGGTACAGGCCGAAATTGAACATCAATTTCGCTACAGCGGTGCCACCGGTAATGCTTTTGCTCCCATTGCAGCTGCCGGAAAAAATGCCTGTACGCTTCACTATTCGCGCAACAGCGCAAAATGCGATGATGGCAGTCTGCTGCTGCTCGATTTTGGTGCGCAGATAAATGGCTATGCCGCCGATATTTCTCGAACTATTCCGATAAACGGAAAATTTACCGCCCGCCAGCGGCAGCTTTATGAGCTGGTGCTAAATGTACAAAGAGAAACCATCAGCCGCATGACGGTGGGAACGACCCTGCAGGAACTCAATAAATTTACCGGAAAGCTGATGGAAAAAGCATTGATAAAAGCCGGTTTGCTTGATGCTGCTGAGGTAGAAAAGCAAGACGATAAAAAGCCGCTTTACAAAAAATATTACATGCACAGCGTGGCGCATCACCTGGGGATTGAAGTGCACGACGCTGCTCATAAATATGAACCTTTGGCCGAAGGCATGGTTTTAACATGCGAACCGGGAATTTATATTCCTGAGGAATCCACTGGCATTCGCATCGAAGATGACATACTTATTACCAACGATGGGCCGGTGATTCTTTCATCTGATATTCCCGTAAACCCTGACGACATCGAAAAATTGATGAAAAACATTGAAATATAA
- a CDS encoding succinate dehydrogenase cytochrome b subunit: protein MSSYSLQYSSITKKAIMALVGLFLITFLFVHLGINLTLLIPGTDTTADREIFNLAAHFMGTFFLIKAFEVVLFGGFIIHIILGLIIQIQNWMARPKRYKVEGWSHTSPFSKFMIHTGIIILIFLVIHLMDFYVKVKILHDVPNVTYNGKIYHDLGALVIMKFTNGWFVIGYIVAFVLLAFHLDHAFQSAFQSLGLNHSKYMPFLKGLSRVIAIVLGIGFTVIPLVIYFSNSIQV from the coding sequence ATGAGCAGTTATTCATTACAGTACTCCTCCATCACAAAAAAGGCCATCATGGCATTGGTGGGACTGTTTCTTATCACGTTTCTGTTCGTGCACCTGGGAATCAATCTCACGTTGCTGATTCCCGGCACCGACACCACCGCCGACAGAGAAATCTTTAACTTAGCAGCTCATTTTATGGGCACCTTTTTCCTGATAAAGGCATTCGAAGTGGTTCTCTTTGGCGGCTTTATCATCCATATTATCCTTGGATTGATAATACAAATTCAAAACTGGATGGCACGTCCCAAACGTTACAAAGTTGAGGGCTGGTCGCACACCTCGCCATTCTCCAAGTTTATGATTCATACAGGAATCATCATCCTCATCTTTCTGGTGATACACCTGATGGATTTTTATGTAAAAGTCAAAATTCTTCATGATGTTCCCAATGTGACCTATAATGGCAAAATCTACCACGACCTGGGAGCACTTGTGATTATGAAGTTTACAAACGGTTGGTTTGTAATAGGCTACATTGTCGCTTTTGTACTGCTGGCTTTCCACCTCGACCATGCTTTCCAATCGGCGTTTCAATCGCTTGGCCTCAATCACAGCAAGTACATGCCATTTCTCAAAGGGTTGAGCCGTGTTATTGCCATCGTCTTAGGCATCGGCTTTACGGTGATCCCCTTGGTTATTTATTTTAGTAACAGTATTCAAGTATAA
- a CDS encoding fumarate reductase/succinate dehydrogenase flavoprotein subunit, whose translation MVKLESKSPEGPLTQKWTSYKDSQKLVNPANKRKLEIIVVGTGLAGAAAAASFGELGFKVKIFTLLDSPRRAHSIAAQGGINAAKNYPNDGDSVYRLFYDTIKGGDYRARESNVYRLAEVSNAIIDQCVAQGVPFAREYSGLLDNRSFGGALVSRTFYARGQTGQQLLLGAYGALSKEIHNGSVKMYTRQEMLDLVIVDGRARGIITRNLVTGELERHAAHAVVLATGGYGNVFFLSTNAMNSNGSAAWRSYKRGAVFANPSFTQIHPTCIPVHGEYQSKLTLMSESLRNDGRIWVPKKKEDAQKIQQGTLKPTEIKEEDRDYYLERRYPAFGNLVPRDVASRAAKERCDAGYGVGNTGLAVYLDFEDAIQRLGIDKIKARYGNLFQMYEKIVDENPYETPMMIFPAVHYTMGGLWVDYELQTTIPGLFAAGEANFSDHGANRLGASALMQGLSDGYFVLPFTIQNYLADQINVPFISTDQPAFAAAEKDVKEQLQKLLAIKGNQTVDTFHRKLGRIMWEKVGMSRNKEGLQKAIELIRKLRDEFWKDVKVPGELSGKNAELEKAWRLVDYLEMGELMARDALERNESCGGHFREDYQTPEGEALRDDDNFTNVFAWEWKGADTIPEKNIEPLNYEFIEVKTRNYKE comes from the coding sequence ATGGTAAAATTAGAATCGAAATCCCCCGAAGGTCCTTTAACACAGAAGTGGACGAGCTACAAAGATTCGCAAAAGCTGGTAAATCCGGCCAACAAGCGCAAGCTCGAAATCATAGTGGTGGGTACCGGCCTGGCAGGAGCAGCAGCAGCAGCAAGTTTTGGTGAGCTGGGGTTCAAAGTCAAGATTTTCACCCTCCTCGACAGCCCTCGCCGGGCACATAGCATCGCAGCTCAGGGCGGTATCAATGCTGCCAAAAACTATCCCAACGACGGCGACAGTGTTTACCGTCTGTTTTACGATACCATCAAAGGCGGCGACTACCGCGCACGTGAGTCCAACGTTTACCGCCTGGCCGAAGTGAGCAACGCTATCATCGATCAATGCGTGGCACAGGGCGTTCCTTTTGCCCGCGAATACAGTGGCTTACTCGACAATCGCTCGTTTGGCGGCGCGCTGGTGTCGCGTACTTTTTATGCCCGCGGACAAACCGGACAACAACTGCTTTTGGGCGCCTATGGTGCGCTTAGCAAAGAGATTCATAATGGTTCTGTGAAGATGTACACCCGGCAGGAAATGCTCGACCTGGTAATCGTCGACGGACGCGCCCGCGGCATCATCACCCGCAACCTTGTAACCGGAGAGCTCGAGCGCCACGCAGCTCATGCAGTGGTGCTGGCAACGGGCGGCTATGGCAATGTTTTTTTCCTTTCAACCAACGCCATGAACTCAAATGGCAGTGCTGCCTGGCGTTCTTACAAACGCGGCGCTGTGTTTGCCAATCCTTCGTTTACACAAATTCATCCTACCTGCATCCCAGTGCATGGCGAATACCAAAGCAAGCTTACGTTGATGAGCGAAAGCCTCCGCAACGACGGGCGTATCTGGGTTCCTAAGAAAAAGGAAGACGCTCAAAAGATTCAACAGGGCACACTAAAGCCCACCGAAATAAAGGAAGAAGACCGTGATTATTACCTCGAGCGTCGCTATCCGGCTTTTGGCAACCTGGTGCCGCGTGATGTGGCTTCGCGTGCTGCCAAAGAGCGCTGCGATGCTGGCTATGGCGTTGGTAACACTGGCCTGGCTGTTTATCTCGATTTTGAAGATGCCATACAACGCCTGGGCATCGACAAGATAAAAGCACGTTACGGCAACCTTTTCCAGATGTATGAAAAAATTGTAGACGAAAATCCCTACGAAACTCCCATGATGATTTTTCCCGCGGTACACTATACCATGGGCGGCCTATGGGTGGATTACGAACTACAAACCACTATCCCGGGACTTTTTGCTGCCGGCGAAGCCAACTTCTCCGATCATGGCGCTAACAGACTGGGCGCGTCGGCATTGATGCAGGGTTTATCGGATGGATATTTCGTGCTTCCCTTCACCATCCAAAATTATCTGGCTGATCAGATCAACGTTCCGTTTATCAGTACTGACCAGCCTGCTTTCGCTGCTGCTGAAAAAGATGTAAAAGAGCAGTTGCAGAAACTCCTTGCTATCAAGGGTAACCAAACCGTCGACACGTTCCACCGCAAGCTGGGTCGCATCATGTGGGAGAAGGTAGGGATGAGTCGCAACAAAGAGGGGCTGCAAAAAGCTATCGAATTGATACGCAAATTGCGCGACGAATTTTGGAAAGATGTAAAGGTTCCAGGCGAACTCAGCGGCAAAAATGCCGAGCTTGAAAAAGCATGGCGCCTTGTAGATTACCTGGAAATGGGCGAACTGATGGCGCGCGACGCCCTGGAACGCAACGAGTCGTGCGGCGGACATTTCCGCGAAGATTATCAAACACCCGAAGGTGAAGCTCTGCGCGACGATGATAACTTTACCAACGTGTTTGCCTGGGAATGGAAAGGTGCCGACACCATTCCCGAAAAGAACATCGAACCGCTCAACTATGAGTTTATTGAAGTAAAAACAAGAAATTATAAAGAATAA
- a CDS encoding succinate dehydrogenase/fumarate reductase iron-sulfur subunit: MDLTLKIWRQKDSKSKGAFKTYEVKDVSPDASFLEMLDVLNEDLVMKGEMPVNFDSDCREGICGACSLYVNGRPHGPDSAITICQVHMRKFKDGQTVIIEPWRSKAFPVISDLIVDRSAFDRVIQAGGYVSVSTGGIPDANDIPVNQPKAEASMDAAACIGCGACVAACKNASAVLFVSAKISQLALLPQGQIEAKRRVQKMVKQMDYEGFGNCTNTGACEAECPKEITLANIARMNREFIGSKLGAQKMNLENY; this comes from the coding sequence ATGGATCTTACTTTGAAAATCTGGCGACAGAAAGATTCGAAATCCAAAGGGGCTTTTAAGACCTACGAAGTAAAAGATGTTTCACCCGACGCTTCCTTCCTCGAGATGCTCGACGTACTCAACGAGGATCTAGTGATGAAGGGTGAGATGCCCGTGAATTTCGACAGCGATTGCCGCGAAGGCATTTGCGGTGCGTGCAGTTTGTACGTCAACGGCAGGCCTCATGGCCCGGATTCAGCTATCACCATTTGCCAGGTGCACATGCGCAAGTTTAAAGATGGACAAACGGTGATCATTGAGCCATGGCGCTCCAAGGCATTTCCCGTAATCAGCGATTTGATTGTCGATCGTTCGGCTTTCGACCGGGTGATACAGGCCGGCGGATACGTGTCGGTGAGTACCGGCGGTATTCCTGATGCCAACGATATTCCGGTGAATCAGCCCAAAGCTGAGGCGTCCATGGATGCTGCTGCCTGCATAGGCTGTGGTGCCTGTGTGGCGGCTTGCAAAAATGCTTCAGCCGTACTTTTTGTCTCCGCAAAAATTTCACAACTGGCGCTGCTGCCACAAGGACAAATTGAAGCCAAACGTCGCGTGCAGAAAATGGTGAAACAAATGGACTACGAAGGTTTTGGCAATTGCACCAACACAGGTGCCTGTGAAGCCGAATGTCCTAAAGAAATCACTCTGGCGAATATTGCCCGCATGAACCGCGAATTTATCGGCTCCAAGCTCGGCGCACAAAAGATGAATCTGGAGAATTATTAA